The DNA region GCGCCACTTGCGATGGCTTCTTCTATCGCAACAAGGACGTGATTGTCGTCGGCGGCGGCAATTCGGCTGTCGAGGAAGCGCTTTATCTGTCGCATATCTGCAAGTCGGTGACCGTCGTACATCGCCGTGACAGTTTCCGCTCGGAAAAAATCCTGCAGGAGCGCCTGTTCGCCAAAGAGAACATCCGCGTTCTGTGGAACACCACCGTCGAAGAGATCACCGGCGCCCCGGCCAAGCCGCCGATGCCGCCCTCTGTTTCGGGTGTGAAGCTCAAGGATCAACTGACCGGCGCCATCACGGACATGCCGATCGACGGTGTATTCGTCGCCATCGGCCATGCCCCGGCTGTCGAACTGTTCAAGGGAAAGCTGAAGCTCAAGTCCAACGGCTATCTGTGGACTGCACCTGATTCGACGGCAACCGACGTGCCGGGCATTTTTGCCGCCGGTGACGTCACAGACGACGTCTACCGCCAGGCGATCACGGCCGCCGGCATGGGCTGCATGGCAGCGCTCGAGGCAGAGCGTTACCTGACGGCCCTGTCCATTCCCACTCAGCAAGCGGCGGAGTAGAGGCCATGAGAGGGGGCGGCATGCCGCTGGACTGGGACAAACTGCGCATTTTCCACTCTGCTGCGGAAGCGGGCTCCTTCACCCATGCCGCCGACAAGCTGCATCTGTCCCAGTCGGCGATCAGCCGCCAGGTCTCGTCGCTGGAACAGGATATCGGCGTCAAGCTCTTCCACCGTCATGCCCGCGGCCTGATCCTCACCGAACAGGGCGAACTGCTCTATCGCACGGCCCACGACGTTCTTTTGAAGCTGCAGACCGTGAAGATGCAGCTGACCGAAACGACGGAAAAGCCCTCCGGCAAGCTGCGCGTGACGACCACGGTTGGTCTCGGACAGGGCTGGCTCACAGATAAAGTGCAGGAATTCCTGCAGCTCTATCCGGAAATGTCGATCCAGCTCATCCTCGACAACGAGGAACTGGACGTCAACATGCGCCATGCCGACTGCGCCATTCGCCTGCGCCAGCCGCAACAGTCGGATCTCATCCAGCGCAAGCTCTTCACCGTGCACATGCACGTCTATGCGGCGCCCTCCTACATCAATCGCTATGGCGAGCCGCAGTCGATCGAGGATCTTGACAATCACAAGATCATCTCGTTCGGCGAACCCGCACCCAACTACCTGCTCGACGTCAACTGGCTGGAAACGGCAGGCCGTTC from Rhizobium glycinendophyticum includes:
- the trxB gene encoding thioredoxin-disulfide reductase, which encodes MTARHTKVLIIGSGPAGYTAAIYAARAMLKPVLIAGMEQGGQLMITTDVENYPGFADPIQGPWLMEQMLNQAIHVGTEIVSDLVTEVDTLNRPFTVKTDSGQVWTSDTLIICTGAKAKWLGIESEQHFQGFGVSACATCDGFFYRNKDVIVVGGGNSAVEEALYLSHICKSVTVVHRRDSFRSEKILQERLFAKENIRVLWNTTVEEITGAPAKPPMPPSVSGVKLKDQLTGAITDMPIDGVFVAIGHAPAVELFKGKLKLKSNGYLWTAPDSTATDVPGIFAAGDVTDDVYRQAITAAGMGCMAALEAERYLTALSIPTQQAAE
- a CDS encoding LysR family transcriptional regulator VtlR, encoding MPLDWDKLRIFHSAAEAGSFTHAADKLHLSQSAISRQVSSLEQDIGVKLFHRHARGLILTEQGELLYRTAHDVLLKLQTVKMQLTETTEKPSGKLRVTTTVGLGQGWLTDKVQEFLQLYPEMSIQLILDNEELDVNMRHADCAIRLRQPQQSDLIQRKLFTVHMHVYAAPSYINRYGEPQSIEDLDNHKIISFGEPAPNYLLDVNWLETAGRSSDNARMPHLQINSQTSIKRACLLGIGIAMLPDYIVGRDPGLLQLAIPADIPSFDTYFCYPDEIKNAAKLKAFRDFIVAKARNWNF